GTGGACTGGCGGCAGACCTACCGCACCATCGACGACGACTCCCGCGCCGCCTCCCAGCGGGCGTTCCTGCGCGACATCCAGGCCGGCAACGCCTACACCGCGCAGGCGCCGACGCTGTGGGACATCACCTTCCGCACGGCCGTGGCCCAGGCCGAGCTCGAGGCGAAGGACCACCCTGGCGCGTATCACCGCTACCCGTTCACCGTGAAGGACACCGGGGAGCAGGTCTTCATCGAGACCACCCGCCCGGAGCTGCTGCCCTCCTGTGTGGCGCTGGTCGCCCACCCTGACGACGAGCGATACCAGCACCTCTTCGGCACAACCGTCATCTCGCCGCTCTTCGGCGTGGAGGTCGAGGTCAAGGCCCATGGCCTGGCGCAGCCCGACAAGGGCTCCGGCGTGGCGATGATCTGCACCTTCGGCGACATGACCGACGTGACCTGGTGGCGCGAGCTGCAGCTTCCCACCCGCGCGCTGATCGGCCGCGACGGCCGCTTCTCCCGCGAGATCCCGGAATGGATCACCTCCCAGACCGGTGCTCAGCACTATGAGCAGCTGGCCGGCAAGACCGTGCACTCCGCCAAGGAGGCAGTGGTCGAGCTGCTCAAGGCCGAGGACCTGCTCGACGGCGAGCCGAAGAAGATCACCCACGCGGTGCACTTCTACGAGAAGGGTGACAAGCCGCTGGAGGTCGTCACCTCCCGGCAGTGGTACATCCGCAACGGCGGGCGCGACGCCGGACGGCGCGAGAAGATGATCGCCCGCGGCAAGGAGATCTCCTGGCATCCGGCCTTCATGCGCTCGCGCTACGAGAACTGGGTGGAGGGCCTGAACGGGGACTGGCTGGTCTCCCGGCAGCGCTTCTTCGGCGTGCCGATCCCGGTCTGGTACCCGCTGAACGCCGACGCCGAGCCCGACTACGACAACCCCCTGCTGCCTGCGGAGACTCAGCTTCCGGTGGACCCTGCCTCGCGGGTCCCGGACGGCTACGAGGAGTCTCAGCGCGGCGTCGCCGGTGGCTTCATCGGTGAAGCCGATGTGCTCGACACCTGGGCGACCTCGGCGATCACCCCGCACATCGCGGGCCGCTGGGAGAAGGACAACGACTTCTTCAACAAGGTCTTCCCCTTCGACCTGCGCCCGCAGGGTCACGACATCATCCGCACCTGGCTCTTCGCCTCGGCGGTCCGCGCGAACTCGCTGAACGATTCGGTGCCGTGGACCAACACCGCGATCTCGGGCTGGATCCTCGATCCGGACCGCAAGAAGATGTCCAAGTCCAAGGGCAACGTCGTGGTCCCGACCGAGCCGCTGGAGCAGTTCGGCTCCGACGCGGTGCGCTACTGGGCCGCCTCGGCGAAGCTCGGTGCCGACACCGCCTACGAGGTCGCGCAGATGAAGATCGGGCGACGCCTCTCGATCAAGCTGCTGAACGCCTCGAAGTTCGCGCTGAACCTCGGGGTCACCGAGGGCCACATCATCACCGATGAAGCGGGGACTGCGGTGCTCACCGAAGCGCTGGATCGTGCCCTGATCGCCGAGCTGCGCACCGTGGTGGATCAGGCGACCAAGCACTTCGCTGACTATGACTACGCTCGGGCGCTTCAGCTGGTGGAGTCCTTCTTCTGGTCCTTCACCGACGACTACGTGGAACTCGTCAAGGACCGCGCCTACGGGTCTCGTGGGGAGGAGGCGCAGGCCTCCGTGCTGGCGGCGCTGGCGACCACGCTCGACTCGCTGCTGCGGCTCTTCGCGCCGATCCTTCCCTTCGTCACCGACGAGGTCTGGCGCTGGTGGCGCCATGGCTCGGTGCACGCCACGCAGTGGCCCGCGCCCGCTGGTCTGGAGTCCGTGCAGGGCTCCGCCGGGATGCTGGAGACCGTGGCGCAGGTGCTCTCCGGGCTGCGCAAGGTGAAGTCGGAGGCCAAGGTCAAGCAGCGCACCGAGGTCATCAGCGCGCGCATCTCCGCTCGCAAGCAGACCTTGGCGCACATCGAGGCGGCGCTTCCCGACGTGCAGGCCGCCACGCGGTCCCGCTCGCTGGAGCTTCTCGAGCAGGCCGACGCGGGTCAGTCCGTGCTGGTCACCGACGTGCAGCTCGCCGAAGAAGAGCAGCCCGCCCAGGTCTGACCCCCCTCCGCCCGCGCCGCGCAAATTATCGTAGAGCTCTAGCAAATCGTCGTGCTATAGCTCTACGATTCCGCAGGAGCTCTACGATAATTCGCGGGAGGAAGCGGTCAGGGGCGGGGTCAGTCGTTCTCGACGTTCGCGGTGCGGATCTCGAGCACGCCTTCGATCTCATGCAGCGCTTCGAAGAGCTGCTCACGCCCCACCCGCTGGGTGCGCGTGAAGGTCATCGTCGCGTCCACGGCGAATCCGTCGGCGACCTCCATCCGGCGGGTGCGGACCAGCCGGGTCTCATAGCCCAGCTGCGAGGCTTCTCCGAGGATCTCGCGCAGGATCCCGCGGCCATCGGCGTAGCGCACCACGTACCGCTCGGAGCGATCGTGCCGGGGGAGTCGTCGCACGAGTGTGGTGATCAGTGTGACGGCCAAGAGGTAGAGCAGCGCGGTGAGTGCGGCGATCATCGGCATTCCGGCGCCGCAGGCCATGCCCACCGCAGCCGTCACCCAGATGGACGCCGCAGTGGTCAGCCCGGAGACCATGTTCTGCCGCACGAACACCACGCCGGCGCCGATGAAGCCGATGCCGCTGACGATCTGTGCGGCGATCCGGGATGGATCCAGCACCACGTCGCCGCCGAGCAGATGTGAGAACCCGTAGGCGGAGACCAGGGTGAACAGCGCCGAGCCCATGCCCACCAGAATGTGCGTGCGCGCCCCCGCGGATTTCTGCCGCACGTCGCGCTCGATGCCGATCGCCGCCGAGAGGACGAACGCGCTCACCAGAAGCAGCACCTGGGTGCCGAAGGTCTCCGGAAAGAGATCGATCTCCATGGGTCTTGAATCCTCTGCTCATCGGGGGTGCATGCATGACGCGGGGAAGGCCGTCCGGCCTGCGCGGAATCTAGCACGGTCGTGTGACGCTCAGGTTCTGCGCGGAGTCAGCAGACCCAGTAGACTAGCCGCATCAGCTTGGACCCGGCTATCACCGGTGAGCTTCCGGCGGAACAGGCCCGCGGCATGACGCCGTCACGGCCCCAGTAGAACCGGACGGGTAAGCCCGTCACAGCAGTCATGGAGAGGCCCGACGACGGCGCACCCTCACCTCCCTCACAGGAGCGCGGGACGCGCATCAGGCGGGCAAGCAAGGTGGTACCGCGCCGTTGAGGCGTCCTTGTGAGCGTGTCAGACCATCAGCTCAGCACACCTGCAGGACGGACCTCCATGACGCAGAACAGCTCCCCCGTGTATCCACGCGCCTCTGCCGCCGACGGCGAGCAGCGCAGGATCCCCGCCTCGCCGCGCTTCCCGAAGATCGAAGAGCGTGTGCTTGCGGAGTGGGAGAAGGACGGGACATTCAAGGCCTCCATCGAGAACCGTCCCGCCGAGTCGTCCAATGGAGCGCCCAACGAGTTCGTCTTCTATGACGGCCCTCCCTTCGCCAACGGTCTGCCGCACTACGGTCACCTGCTCACCGGCTATGTGAAGGACCTCGTCGCGCGCTACCAGACACAGCGCGGTCGGCGCGTGGAGCGTCGCTTCGGCTGGGACACCCACGGGCTCCCCGCCGAGCTGACGGCGATGAAGGAACTCGGCATGACCGACAAGGCCGAGATCGAAGCTCTGGGCGTGGACAAGTTCAACGATGCCTGCCGCGCCTCGGTGCTGAAGTACACCGGTGAATGGGAGTCCTACGTCAATCGTCAGGCCCGCTGGGTGGACTTCGAGAATGACTACAAGACGCTCAACGTCGAGTACATGGAATCGGTCATCTGGGCCTTCAAGCAGCTGCACGAAAAGGGCCTGACCTATCAGGGCTTCCGCGTGCTTCCCTACTGCTGGAAGGACGAGACCCCGCTGTCCAACCATGAGCTCCGCATGGACGACGACGTCTACAAGGAGCGCCAGGACCCTTCGGTCACCGTGGCCTTCCCGATCACCGGGGGCGGCACATACGGAGATGACCTGGTCGGCGTGAATCTCCTGGCCTGGACCACCACGCCTTGGACCCTGCCCACCAACTTCTCCGTGGCCGTGGGGCCGGAGGTGGAGTACGTGGTGGTCGAATCGCCGGCGGAGTCGCCGCTGCCGGGGCGGCACATGCTCGCCGTCGAGCTGCTCGGCGCCTACGCCAAGGACCTCGGCTTCACCGATGCCGATGAGCAGGGAGGCGCCACCGCCGCGGAGGCTGCGGCAGCCGCCGTCGTCGGCCGGTATCGGGGCACCGACCTGGCCGACATCGAATACACCCCGCTGTGGGACTACTACACCGACACCGAGACCTGGGGCACCCAGCATGCCTTCCGGGTGCTCGTGGAGGACTACGTCACCACCACCGACGGCACCGGCCTGGTCCACCAGGCCTCGGCCTACGGTGAAGAGGATCAGCGCTCCTCCGAGGAGGCGGGGATCCCGGTGATCCTCTCGGTGGATGAGGGCGCGCGCTTCCTGCCGATGTTCGCCCAGCCCACCGCCTCCGGCGACGCTCCGCTCGCCGAGATCGCCGGTGTCCAGGTCTTCGAGGCCAACCGCACGATCATCAATGCGCTCAAGGAGTCCGGACGCCTGGTCCGCGAAGCCTCCTACGTACACTCCTACCCGCACTGCTGGCGCTGCCGGAACCCGCTGATCTACAAGGCTGTCACCTCCTGGTATGTGGCCGTGACCCAGGTCAAGGACCGCATGCTCGAGCTCAATGAGCAGATCAACTGGATCCCGGGCAACGTCAAGCACGGCCAATTCGGCAAGTGGCTGGAGAACGCCCGGGACTGGTCCATCTCACGCAACCGCTACTGGGGAAGCCCCCTGCCGGTCTGGGTCTCGGACAATCCGGAGTACCCGCGCACCGAGGTCTACGGCTCGCTGGACGAGCTGAAGGAGGCCTTCGGCGACTACCCGCGCAACGCCGACGGCGAGCCCGATCTGCACCGTCCCTGGATCGATGACCTGACCCGCCCGAACCCGGATGACCCCACCGGCGCCTCCACCATGCGCCGTGTGGAAGATGTCCTCGACGTCTGGTTCGACTCCGGATCGATGCAGTTCGCCCAGGTGCACTACCCGTTCGAGAACGCCGAGTGGTTCGCCGAACATCACCCTGCCGATTTCATCGTGGAGTACATCGGCCAGACCCGCGGCTGGTTCTACACCATGCACGTGCTGGCCACGGCGCTGTTCGACCGGCCCGCCTTCACCAACGTGATCAGTCATGGGATCGTGCTGGGCTCCGACGGAGCGAAGATGTCCAAGTCGCTGCAGAACTACCCCGACGTCTCCGAGGTGCTGGACCGCGACGGATCCGACGCGATGCGGTGGTTCCTGATGGCCAGCCCGATCCTGCGCGGCGGCAACCTCGTGGTCACCGAGGAGGGCATCCGCGAGAGCGTGCGCCAGGTGCTGCTGCCCATGTGGAACGCCTGGCACTTCTTCGCGCTGTACTCCAATACGGCGAACCAGGGTGCCGGCTACCAGGCGAAGGCGGTGGGAGCCGACGACGTCGCCAGCCCGCTGGACCGCTACATCCTCGCCGCAACCGGTGATCTGGTCCGCGAGGTCACCGCAGCACTGGACGCCTACGACGTCTCCGCCGCCTGTGAGTCGCTGCGCCGGTTCTCCGACACGCTGACCAACTGGTACATCCGCCGCTCCCGCGCTCGGTTCTACGCCGAGGACTTCGCCGCCTACGACGTGCTCTACACCGTGCTGGAGACCTTCGCCCGGGTCTCCGCTCCGTTGCTGCCGCTGATCAGCGAGGAGATCTGGCGCGGGCTGACCGGTGGTCGCTCGGTGCACCTGGCCGACTGGCCCGATCCGGAGGACTACCTGCGCGATGAGCGCGCCGTGGAGCTGATGGAGCTGACCCGCACGGTCAGCTCGGCAGGCTCCTCGCTGCGCAAGCAGGCGAACCTCCGGGTCCGCCAGCCGCTGGCGAAGCTCAGCGTGGTCGTCCCGCAGGCGGAGTCCCTCGCGGGAACCTACCAGCAGATCATCGCCGATGAGCTGAACCTCAAGGAGGTTCAGCTGCTCGACTCCGCCGACACCGACGCCGCAGACTGGGGGATCGGTCAGCAGCTGGTGGTCAACGCCCGCGCCGTCGGACCCCGCCTGGGCAAGCAGGTCCAGCAGGCGATCAAGGGGGCCAAGTCCGGCGACTGGTCCGTGGACTCAGGGACGGTCACTGCCGGTGGTCTGGAACTCTTCGAGGGCGAATACACGCTGAGCACCACGGTCTCCGAGCAGCTCGGGGAGAAGGTGGTCACGGTCCTCGACGGCGCAGGCGGCTTCCTGGTGCTGGACACGGCTCTGAGCGAGGAGCTGATCGCGGAGGGCATCGCCCGAGACCTGATCCGCAGCATCCAGCAGGCACGCAAGGACGCTGATCTGCAGGTCTCTGATCGTATCGAGACCACGGTCACCGCCTCGCCCGCTGTGGTCGCTGCCCTGCAGGCGCACCGCCAGCTCGTCTCTGAGGAGACCCTGACGGTGGATCTGCATCCGGTTCCCTGCGAGACTGCAGCTGAGCCCACGATCCATGTTTCCGTCGTCGAAGGAGCCCGGTAGTGCCAGAGGAACTCGACCAGTTCTCGGTGGCCAGCGTCTACGCTGAGCTGCTCTCCCGAGCGCCGGAGAACAAGATGGAACCGCGGATGGCGCCGATGTTCGAGGCCATGGACCTGCTCGGGGAGCCGAACAGGTCCGCCCCGGTCATCCACATCACCGGCACCAACGGCAAGACCTCCACGGCGCGGATGATCGAGGCCGGTCTGATGGCCCACGACATCCGTGTGGGTCGCTACACCTCGCCACATCTGTCCTCGGTGACCGAGCGCATCTGCCTCGACGGCCAGCCGGTGGAGGATGAGACCTTCGTGCGCATCTGGGATGAGGTGCGACCCTTCATCAGCATGGTGGACGCGGGCCTCGCCGAGCGCGGAGAGGTGCCGCTGACCTATTTCGAATGTGTCACCATCCTTGCCTTCGCCGTCTTCGCAGATGCTCCTGTGGACGTCATGGTGCTCGAGGTGGGCCTCGGCGGCATCACCGACGCCACCAACGTCGCCGACGGCTCGGTCAGCGTGGTCACGCCCATCAGCCTCGACCACACGGACCTGCTGGGCGACGATGAACGCGACATCGCGCTGGAGAAGGCCGGCATCATCAAGGAGCATGGCTTCCTCATCTCGGCCGCCCAGGTCCCGGCCGCCGCTGACGTGCTGCTGGCGGAGGCCCAGGAGAAGAACGTGCCGTTCCGCTTCGAAGGCGTGGAGTTCGGCGTGGAGTCCCGAGTGCCAGGAGTGGGGGGTCAGCAGCTGACCGTCTCCGGTCTGGCGGGACGCTACCCCGAGATCCTGCTGCCCCTGCACGGAGCGCACCAGGCGGAGAACTTCGCGGTCGCCGTCGCAGCCCTGGAGGCGTTCATCGGCGGTGGCACCCAGGAGCTGAACATCGAGCACCTGCGGCTCGCCGCCGAGAACGTCACCGCACCGGGGCGCCTGGAGACCCTGCGCACCGGGCCGAGCATCATCGTCGACGCCGCACACAACCCTGCGGGGATCGAGGCCAGCGCTCAGGCGCTCAAGGAGAGCTTCGGACTCTCCCGGCTGGTGCTGGTGGTGGGCATCCTGCAGG
The nucleotide sequence above comes from Nesterenkonia halotolerans. Encoded proteins:
- the valS gene encoding valine--tRNA ligase, which codes for MAEQITGTDAPVKTPDVPEKPALEGLEEKLHAAWQAEEIYHFDEDTERSQVYSIDTPPPTASGSLHVGHMFSYTQTDVMARFMRMSGKNVFYPLGWDDNGLPTERRVQNYYGVRCDPAQPYDPDYTPPEKPAKNQRDWDAISRQNFIELCETLTVEDEKIFEDLFSRLGLSVDWRQTYRTIDDDSRAASQRAFLRDIQAGNAYTAQAPTLWDITFRTAVAQAELEAKDHPGAYHRYPFTVKDTGEQVFIETTRPELLPSCVALVAHPDDERYQHLFGTTVISPLFGVEVEVKAHGLAQPDKGSGVAMICTFGDMTDVTWWRELQLPTRALIGRDGRFSREIPEWITSQTGAQHYEQLAGKTVHSAKEAVVELLKAEDLLDGEPKKITHAVHFYEKGDKPLEVVTSRQWYIRNGGRDAGRREKMIARGKEISWHPAFMRSRYENWVEGLNGDWLVSRQRFFGVPIPVWYPLNADAEPDYDNPLLPAETQLPVDPASRVPDGYEESQRGVAGGFIGEADVLDTWATSAITPHIAGRWEKDNDFFNKVFPFDLRPQGHDIIRTWLFASAVRANSLNDSVPWTNTAISGWILDPDRKKMSKSKGNVVVPTEPLEQFGSDAVRYWAASAKLGADTAYEVAQMKIGRRLSIKLLNASKFALNLGVTEGHIITDEAGTAVLTEALDRALIAELRTVVDQATKHFADYDYARALQLVESFFWSFTDDYVELVKDRAYGSRGEEAQASVLAALATTLDSLLRLFAPILPFVTDEVWRWWRHGSVHATQWPAPAGLESVQGSAGMLETVAQVLSGLRKVKSEAKVKQRTEVISARISARKQTLAHIEAALPDVQAATRSRSLELLEQADAGQSVLVTDVQLAEEEQPAQV
- a CDS encoding MgtC/SapB family protein; this translates as MEIDLFPETFGTQVLLLVSAFVLSAAIGIERDVRQKSAGARTHILVGMGSALFTLVSAYGFSHLLGGDVVLDPSRIAAQIVSGIGFIGAGVVFVRQNMVSGLTTAASIWVTAAVGMACGAGMPMIAALTALLYLLAVTLITTLVRRLPRHDRSERYVVRYADGRGILREILGEASQLGYETRLVRTRRMEVADGFAVDATMTFTRTQRVGREQLFEALHEIEGVLEIRTANVEND
- the ileS gene encoding isoleucine--tRNA ligase: MTQNSSPVYPRASAADGEQRRIPASPRFPKIEERVLAEWEKDGTFKASIENRPAESSNGAPNEFVFYDGPPFANGLPHYGHLLTGYVKDLVARYQTQRGRRVERRFGWDTHGLPAELTAMKELGMTDKAEIEALGVDKFNDACRASVLKYTGEWESYVNRQARWVDFENDYKTLNVEYMESVIWAFKQLHEKGLTYQGFRVLPYCWKDETPLSNHELRMDDDVYKERQDPSVTVAFPITGGGTYGDDLVGVNLLAWTTTPWTLPTNFSVAVGPEVEYVVVESPAESPLPGRHMLAVELLGAYAKDLGFTDADEQGGATAAEAAAAAVVGRYRGTDLADIEYTPLWDYYTDTETWGTQHAFRVLVEDYVTTTDGTGLVHQASAYGEEDQRSSEEAGIPVILSVDEGARFLPMFAQPTASGDAPLAEIAGVQVFEANRTIINALKESGRLVREASYVHSYPHCWRCRNPLIYKAVTSWYVAVTQVKDRMLELNEQINWIPGNVKHGQFGKWLENARDWSISRNRYWGSPLPVWVSDNPEYPRTEVYGSLDELKEAFGDYPRNADGEPDLHRPWIDDLTRPNPDDPTGASTMRRVEDVLDVWFDSGSMQFAQVHYPFENAEWFAEHHPADFIVEYIGQTRGWFYTMHVLATALFDRPAFTNVISHGIVLGSDGAKMSKSLQNYPDVSEVLDRDGSDAMRWFLMASPILRGGNLVVTEEGIRESVRQVLLPMWNAWHFFALYSNTANQGAGYQAKAVGADDVASPLDRYILAATGDLVREVTAALDAYDVSAACESLRRFSDTLTNWYIRRSRARFYAEDFAAYDVLYTVLETFARVSAPLLPLISEEIWRGLTGGRSVHLADWPDPEDYLRDERAVELMELTRTVSSAGSSLRKQANLRVRQPLAKLSVVVPQAESLAGTYQQIIADELNLKEVQLLDSADTDAADWGIGQQLVVNARAVGPRLGKQVQQAIKGAKSGDWSVDSGTVTAGGLELFEGEYTLSTTVSEQLGEKVVTVLDGAGGFLVLDTALSEELIAEGIARDLIRSIQQARKDADLQVSDRIETTVTASPAVVAALQAHRQLVSEETLTVDLHPVPCETAAEPTIHVSVVEGAR
- a CDS encoding bifunctional folylpolyglutamate synthase/dihydrofolate synthase translates to MPEELDQFSVASVYAELLSRAPENKMEPRMAPMFEAMDLLGEPNRSAPVIHITGTNGKTSTARMIEAGLMAHDIRVGRYTSPHLSSVTERICLDGQPVEDETFVRIWDEVRPFISMVDAGLAERGEVPLTYFECVTILAFAVFADAPVDVMVLEVGLGGITDATNVADGSVSVVTPISLDHTDLLGDDERDIALEKAGIIKEHGFLISAAQVPAAADVLLAEAQEKNVPFRFEGVEFGVESRVPGVGGQQLTVSGLAGRYPEILLPLHGAHQAENFAVAVAALEAFIGGGTQELNIEHLRLAAENVTAPGRLETLRTGPSIIVDAAHNPAGIEASAQALKESFGLSRLVLVVGILQDKDAREMLTSLYKEYEGLVEDICFTQSTSPRAIPAGQLGTLALDVGYAEEDIYVTERLDDAIDWAVGRADQADPGLIGGVLITGSVTVVGEARTLLGAPEPA